One Arachis hypogaea cultivar Tifrunner chromosome 2, arahy.Tifrunner.gnm2.J5K5, whole genome shotgun sequence genomic window, ATTTGCTCCAACTGCACAATGCTTAGATGATGGCACAATTGTAGAGGTGAACTATAGTtatattttcctttcttttttctcttgtcTCAACCAACCGTTAGTATCTGACATCTGCTAAATTAGTTGAAACTAAAGTTAATCCTTTATCATAATGAACCTTTTATGTGCACTTTACCATCTATACCTACAAAGCGTGCAATTCAAGGATATGAACAATGTTTTTTACATCTGGTTATGTGTCCCAGATGATGACAAGCAGACCAAGATCAGATATTTATATCAACCTTCCAGCTTTACAGAAACTTGACACATTGCTTATGGTAAGAAAATACACCTTGAATTTGCTTCTTGTGTTTGACAACAATGTTTTCGTCCCAACATTTTAAGGTTATGAACAATGCTTTTTTATATTTTGACAGGAAATATTGGATAGTTTCAAGGATACTGAATTTTGGTATGCGGAACAAGGGAGTATGTCGGGGAATTCGCGTGCTGGATCGTTTCGAAGGGTGGTTGTTCAGAGGAAAGATGAGAAATGGTGGTTGCCAGTTCCCTGTGTTCACCCTGGTGGCCTCTCTGATAAGTCAAGGAAGCACTTAATTGAGAAAAGAGATTGTGCAAATCAAATTCATAAAGCAGCCATGGCAATAAATAGCAGTGTTCTAGCAGAGATGGTTATCCCTGAGACATACATGGCAAATCTTCCCAAGGTTAGTCCTCATTGTTCACATATAATTTATTCAGAGTTCACTAAATTTGATCCTGATGGCAATAATGCAACTTTGTTTCTTCAAGAGCTATgtttaatagtagaaaaatagataaaaacacTATCAAGGACAAATAGTTAAATTTTCATGTCAATTATCTTTTGCTTTCTTTGAAAGTTACTTAGAACTACATTTGGCATAAAGGGTTACATCTATTACAAATGCATGACACtagcaaaaataaaccaacaaAATCTTCTATACACATTGAGTGCATGAGAATGCATTTCCATTTCAATTTATTTGACTTTTTTATCATCAATTTGTTCAGAGTGGAAGAGCATGCCTAGGGGACACAGTTTACCGCTATATGTCTTCTGCAGACAAATTCTCACCTGATCACCTTCTTGATTGCCTTAAAATAAGCTCTGAACATGAAGCACTTGAGCTGGCAGACAGGGTTGAATCTTCGATGTACACATGGCGGCGAAAGGCTTGTTTAAGCAATTCAAAATCATCATGGAACAAAGTGAAGGATCTCATGGCCGAAACCGACCGCAAAGACAAGAACTTTTTGTTAGCTGAGAAAGCTGAGACTTTGTTGTTCTGCTTGAAGCAAAGATATCCTGAACTTTCACAGACTTCCTTGGACACATGCAAAATTCAATACAATCAGGTGAGTTTAACTATGTTCAAATTCATAATATAATAGGCATCAAAAAGTGGTTGGTTGCTACTTCAACTCACCATTGCCTTCATTCTGGTATTGTGAGTCATGGTATATACTTTCTTCGAATTAAAATATTTGTCAATTTGAACATCATTAAAAGATGGATGTATATAGCAACTAATTGTCAAGATATATTGATTTTTCAATGTACCCTGAAAAAAAGGTGGAATCGTAAAAAAAGAACAAGATGAAACTGAACTAGACAATTTGACAAACACCTACTAGGCTAATGAAAGTGATGTTGTGCAGGATGTAGGAAAAGCAATACTAGAAAGCTACTCAAGAGTTTTAGAAGGCTTAGCATTCAACATTGTTGCTTGGATTGAAGATGTTCATTGTGCAGATAAGTCAATGAGAAACCAACATGTATAGAAACCAAGATGTTCTTCCAATCATGTacttttgttttttctcttctGTAAACTATAGTCTTTAAAACTTAGGTAGCAGATGATTGTATTATACAATGGTAATCAAGTGTACCTGTATGAAAATTAGTTCTTTAACATCACATCAGGTTACTATTTTCATATTCAGTTCCAAAGGTAACAAGTAACAAACTACTATCATCATTTGAAAATTATTGTTGGATAAAATGGTCAAAATAAGCATAAAAATGGAGAATATTCAAATGGACAagctaagtaaaaaaaaaaaaaaaaaaaaaaaattgcttcTTCACCATATAAAATTGGTTAGAATTacgtgataaaataaaatataatagaaatctgaaatcctttaaatttcaaaagtttattattattaatttcaatATTCAGTTATATTTATAAGTGCATATAAAATTCAAACGAAAATATTTTCGGGAGCAAGAGGAGTATTGCTGAGCTGCGAATACTGAATAGTTTAACCCGCGAATCTGAGTCTCTAGGGTTTcactttccctttctctttcttttttctgatTCTTAATCACTTTCATCTCTTTTcttctaaatcaaatcaaatatctCGCATCGCTCCTTCGATACACCGCCTCGCTCTTCACCTTTCGCCGCTGCGGTTAGTTCTTATTCTTGTTATTGTTTGCTGAATGCGAATCATATATTTTATCCTTCAATTCTCATTATGTTATTTTCAGATGATGCTATTGTCTCTTCTTCGATAATTATTTTGGATTGTTACACTTGATTTGCAAATAACGCTGTCCATTAATCCTCGGAATTTGATCTGTATGTATGTATTCTAGTGGAGAAATTGAAAGGAAAGGAAATAATTTCACTGAAACTGTTAAGAGTATCAAAATTAAACTGGATCGATTGTTATTATGCTGCAGGTCATTGAAGAGAGGTAATTTCTGACCGGAATGGCATTGGTTGTGATCTGCGGGCAACCATGCAGTGGCAAATCCAAAGCAGCACTCTGTCTAGCTGAATCTCTCAAAGAATCCGAAGTGAAGTACCAAGtgaggatcattgatgaagcTTCCTTTCATCTAGATCGCAATGAGAGCTATGCAAATATGCCTTCTGAGAAGAATCTGAGAGGAGTGCTTCGCTCCGAAGTGGATAGATCTGTGGCCAAAGACAATATCATTATAGTGGACTCTTTGAATAGCATCAAGGGTTATCGATACGAGTTATGGTGTTTGGCTCGTGCAGCAGGGATTAGATACTGTGTTGTTTACTGTGATGTGGAGGAAAACAATTGTAGGAAGTGGAACGAGGAGCGCAGGGCGAAAGGCGAAGCTAGTTACAATGATACTATCTTTGATGATTTGGTGAGGAGGTTTGAGAGACCTGATAGCAGAAACCGGTGGGATGCGCCGTTGTTTGAGCTATGGCCTCACAGAGATGGAATAGACAAATCTTGTGCTGCCATTGTGGATGCTGTCTCATACTTGACCAAGAAGGTGGATTCCAAAACCAGGGATGTCAAGATATTGCAGCCTACTATTGCGACTCAGACAAGTCGTTTTTCGGATGCGAATTCTCTGTATGAGTTGGACAAGGCAACACAGGAGGTGACAAACACTATAGCTGAGGCGCAATCACAATCTTTTGGTGGACCTCTTGTTGGTATTTCTGTGGGGAAAGACTTGCCTACTATCAATATTTCAAGGCCAGTTGGGCTGCCGGAGCTTCGCAGGATGCGGCGAACCTTCATCAAACTGACGGGGCAAACAAGTTTAAGCGGGCCACCACCTCCTTCGGACGCAGACAGCGCAAAGAGAATGTTTATTGACTATTTGAATAGGGAATTAGGAACTTCTTAAGGAAACAGTTTGGGATCAAACTTCATAGATTGATTGGGATAAAAACAGCTGCAATATTTTTGTACTATTAGATTCTGAGctattttatatgtttatttgGAAGGGAGATGGAGATCAACTAAAAGATGGAAACTAAATTAAGTTTCTCTGTTATGTTTGATGTAAAATATATTAGACTAAATTATGTCTATCTCAATATCATGTTTAGTTTAAAACAAATATGGAGATTGAGGAGTagatttagaatttgaaaagttAAATGATGATAATTTCGGAAAGAAATGTTAAAAGTTTCCGTCTCTATTCTTACAAATGTTAGTTTCAAAAAATGTTAGTTTTCTATATCCTTCTGATCACTAAATACAATACTaagtttcaatttcaatttctaaaaataaatactaCCTTTAATAGTAGAATTTTCGAATAATAGTCTTTAATTTTCTTCTCTCAATTGTATTTTTCTAttaagtttttcatttttttttgtatttcaatAAACTAAGAATTAATTCATCACTAATCTAAATTCCATTTAAAATTTTACCGTTAACTGAATGATAAATTATTACATGCTCAAGTTAAAATTCAAACACCCGGACTTCTTTATGTAGACTAATGAGCTATGCTTTTTATCTTTTGTACTTAAAGTCGAAAGTCGAAACGTCCTTaccttatattttatataatatcaaTCATCATCATTAACTCGTCTAATCCACCTCAATCAAATTTTACCCCAAAATAAATGTGATTGTATCTTCTTGTTACAAGTGAATACATGCTTTCTCGTGATATAGTATCAAAATTACAATAAGagaattaaatttaatgaaaaagTTCATGCTAATGCTCAAGGAACAAGCAGTTAACTATGGTGATCTGAACATAATATATAGTATCAAAGTACAAACAATGGTTGACAGGTTGAGTGCCCTTTGTGTGTGCTAGTGCTCCTCCAAAAGATTATAGACATTGTGAACACACACTCACGAGTACACTAGAGCATAAAAATGAGCATGAAACAGATCACATTTTTTGAGATATATTACTCGGATCAATTGGTAAATTTGAAATAATCATATCCCTATATATACAACAAACCTAAGAACTGTGCCAGGGAAGTGCACAATCCAAGATGGGGTGATTGGTGATCAACAGGGTTAGCAGTCAACCAAGCTAATTAGGGAAAAATCCCTACAAcccattttcttcaaaaaaacAATGCCCCTCATCAGCCTCCTTTCAATCCAACGGCAAGAACAAAAACAGCATCTTTATGCCATTCATGCGATGATTCTCGACAACCGAGAACCCGCTGTCACGAGGGGCTCCATCATACACTTTGAACTGATGATAAAAATCCTGTTAATCAACTGTCATCATCAACGGGACCAACGTATGTAAGATCTGTCCGTCTCACCCTTACAGCCCCTTTAAGCCAGCTGGCAGCTTTAATATTGGCAGGGTCACCGGTTCCTATGCTCACAGTATTACTTGCAGAAGGGCAAGATCCGGCACCATCTTCTAGAAGTGTCCAAGGATCAACTTCCAAATCATTATTATCTTGCTGTTGTTTTGACTTCCCTGATGCAGTAGTTGCAATCCTTGATAAGGGAACCGGATTCCTCTGTGGGGCAGTTGAAGGATTCATAAAGCTGGGTTGCAAGCAAGCAAGAGCAGATGGTGGAATAGGGGGTGGCTGGCACGAGAAAGAGCATCGCAGAGAGGGGAAGAATACAGGCATCGCTGCCTGGATATGCCACCGGATGGTGTCAGGCACTTGCATGCGGTCCAAGTCATTCTGTATTAGACAATATAAAACATTAGACAACATTCAATGATGTCATCAACACAAAAATGATTATTCAAGAAGACAAAAGCAGTGTAATACTGGAGTCACCAAAACCAAAAGCTATACAACATCCATAGGTTGAAAGGCCAAACCTGCAAAGTCTCCAATAAGTCTCGGTCAACTCCAGAAAAATCTCTCATAGGTTCATTGATT contains:
- the LOC112730394 gene encoding rop guanine nucleotide exchange factor 3 codes for the protein MENSSSFDESSDLGYQQSTSSMDQNDQSTEYSPFSGDSFAYCRSNSEASNLSSLEPVDDNHSFASSDLQPSPPSRWIAAATMKTESSHHHGAALSSLGGMKKRMHSLDSKSDDLDLLESELEMMKERFAKLLLGEDMSGGGKGVCTAVTISNSITNLYATVFGQNLKLEPLKAEKKAMWRREMNCLLSLCDYIVEFAPTAQCLDDGTIVEMMTSRPRSDIYINLPALQKLDTLLMEILDSFKDTEFWYAEQGSMSGNSRAGSFRRVVVQRKDEKWWLPVPCVHPGGLSDKSRKHLIEKRDCANQIHKAAMAINSSVLAEMVIPETYMANLPKSGRACLGDTVYRYMSSADKFSPDHLLDCLKISSEHEALELADRVESSMYTWRRKACLSNSKSSWNKVKDLMAETDRKDKNFLLAEKAETLLFCLKQRYPELSQTSLDTCKIQYNQDVGKAILESYSRVLEGLAFNIVAWIEDVHCADKSMRNQHV
- the LOC112730399 gene encoding protein KTI12 homolog, whose product is MALVVICGQPCSGKSKAALCLAESLKESEVKYQVRIIDEASFHLDRNESYANMPSEKNLRGVLRSEVDRSVAKDNIIIVDSLNSIKGYRYELWCLARAAGIRYCVVYCDVEENNCRKWNEERRAKGEASYNDTIFDDLVRRFERPDSRNRWDAPLFELWPHRDGIDKSCAAIVDAVSYLTKKVDSKTRDVKILQPTIATQTSRFSDANSLYELDKATQEVTNTIAEAQSQSFGGPLVGISVGKDLPTINISRPVGLPELRRMRRTFIKLTGQTSLSGPPPPSDADSAKRMFIDYLNRELGTS